In Cicer arietinum cultivar CDC Frontier isolate Library 1 chromosome 1, Cicar.CDCFrontier_v2.0, whole genome shotgun sequence, one DNA window encodes the following:
- the LOC101508582 gene encoding lysine-specific demethylase JMJ28-like, producing MGKKSTKEDVKVECPPDNLRCSRTDGRQWRCRRPAMENVKLCEIHYLQGRHRQNKEKVPESLKLQRNMKMKKKKKRKNKNDVVEIRSKKKKKKKDIDVQLELIKMVLQREIEKKKKNVNWNNNEESELDYSEGELRKELPNGVMEIAPVSTPRDIDFHCHVTPRYFRSKNVDRRVPFDNLQDVSNLKKGRRKKCHWCQSSDSWNLIKCSNCQKQFFCMDCIKERYFDTQDEVKMACPVCRGTCTCKDCWTSHGKDSESKDYLAGTSRVDRILHFHYMICILLPVLKQMSEDQHTELETEAEIKGKNISDILIKQVEFDCKEKNYCNYCKTPILNLHRSCLCCSYSLCLRCCQAISHGSIFDHINSSMAKLPDKMDTCVANETHLLDDMTISSNNVIDTSMLHDSTGCNGTNNVSCPPTELGGCGDGHLDLRCVFSLSWIEEMEVKAEEIVCSYDVPEILDKNSSCSLCIDDGDRTNRYKQSQEAARREDSNDNCLFHPTVFDIRSDHFEHFQKHWGKGHPVIVQNVLRSTTHLSWDPLVMFCAYVERSITRYENNKDLLEACLDWWEVEINIRQHFTGSFRCQPQKNDWHETLNLNGWLSSQLFKEHFPSHFAEVIGSLPIQEYMNPRSGLLNIAAHMPEGSAKHDKGPYVYISHRCADKEAYSVLNLSYHPYDVVNMMAHTTDVPPSTEHLTKITKLLKKHRTMCQRGSSKITTEHTDDSDQKEPENIIREGTDFYRRVNRTSYISTEGNNTFSNGGCGSGSDSEKSQSSITFNKTVRSTEMYSVAQWDVFRRQDVLKLLEYLKRHADEFSYNNEYDSKKASFKEDNSLAWSCLS from the exons ATGGGGAAAAAATCAACGAAGGAGGATGTGAAAGTAGAATGTCCACCGGACAACCTCCGGTGCAGCCGTACCGACGGACGGCAATGGCGGTGCCGGAGACCAGCGATGGAAAACGTGAAGCTTTGCGAGATTCACTATCTTCAAGGTCGTCATCGTCAGAACAAAGAGAAGGTTCCAGAGTCACTGAAACTACAGAGGAacatgaagatgaagaagaagaagaagaggaagaacaAAAACGACGTCGTGGAGATTAGgtcaaagaagaaaaagaagaagaaggatatTGATGTGCAATTGGAGCTGATAAAAATGGTTCTTCAAAGAGAaattgagaagaagaagaaaaatgtgaATTGGAACAACAATGAGGAATCAGAATTGGATTACAGTGAAGGAGAATTGAGGAAAGAATTACCCAATGGGGTTATGGAAATTGCTCCTGTTTCAACACCTCGTGATATTGATTTTCACTGTCATGTTACACCACGTTACTTCAGGTCCAAGAATGTTGATAGAAGGGTCCCTTTTGATAATTTGCAG gatgTTTCAAACTTGAAGAAGGGTAGGAGGAAGAAGTGTCATTGGTGCCAGAGTAGTGATTCATGGAATCTGATAAAATGTTCAAACTGCCAGAAACAGTTTTTCTGCATGGATTGCATTAAAGAACG GTATTTTGATACTCAAGATGAGGTTAAGATGGCGTGTCCGGTTTGTCGAGGAACTTGCACATGTAAAGATTGTTGGACAAGTCATGGTAAAGACAGTGAAAGTAAG GATTATTTGGCTGGTACTAGCAGAGTTGATAGGATATTGcattttcattatatgatatGTATTCTCCTTCCTGTACTAAAACAAATGAGTGAAGACCAGCATACAGAGCTCGAAACAGAAGCGGAAATTAAAG GGAAAAATATTTCTGATATTCTCATCAAGCAGGTCGAATTTGACTGCAAAGAGAAAAATTACTG CAACTACTGCAAAACACCGATTCTGAATCTTCACAGAAGCTGCCTTTGTTGTTCCTACAGCCTTTGCTTAAGATGTTGTCAGGCAATAAGTCATGGAAGCATCTTTGACCATATAAATTCTTCGATGGCCAAGTTACCTGACAAAATGGACACTTGTGTTGCTAATGAAACTCACCTTTTGGATGATATGACCATTTCTAGTAACAATGTAATCGATACTTCAATGTTACATGATTCGACCGGTTGTAATGGTACTAACAATGTATCATGCCCTCCTACCGAGCTAGGTGGCTGTGGTGATGGCCACCTTGATTTGAGATGTGTTTTTTCCTTAAGTTGGATCGAAGAAATGGAAGTAAAGGCTGAAGAAATTGTTTGCAGCTACGACGTTCCTGAAATTTTGGATAAAAATTCAAGTTGCTCACTTTGTATCGACGACGGTGATAGAACTAACAGATATAAGCAATCGCAAGAAGCGGCTCGAAGAGAAGATTCTAATGATAATTGCTTATTTCATCCAACAGTTTTTGACATTCGTAGCGATCATTTTGAACACTTTCAGAAACACTGGGGAAAAGGCCATCCTGTAATAGTGCAAAATGTGCTCCGAAGTACGACACACCTCAGCTGGGATCCTCTGGTCATGTTCTGTGCATATGTTGAGAGGAGCATTACAAGATATGAGAATAATAAGGACTTACTTGAAGCTTGTTTGGATTGGTGGGAG GTGGAAATTAACATTAGACAGCATTTTACTGGTTCTTTTAGATGTCAACCTCAGAAAAATGATTGGCACGAGACGCTGAACCTAAATGGATGGTTATCTTCCCAACTATTCAAAGAACACTTTCCATCTCATTTTGCTGAAGTAATTGGTTCTCTTCCAATTCAAGAATACATGAATCCCAGGTCTGGTCTTCTGAATATAGCTGCACATATGCCAGAGGGGAGTGCTAAACATGACAAAGGCCCATATGTCTATATTTCTCATCGATGTGCTGACAAAGAAGCTTATTCCGTGTTAAATCTCTCTTATCACCCATACGATGTG GTTAATATGATGGCACATACCACAGACGTTCCTCCCTCTACCGAACATCTTACTAAAATAACTAAGTTATTGAAAAAGCACAGAACTATGTGTCAAAGAGGGTCTTCGAAGATTACTACTGAGCACACAGATGACAGTGATCAAAAGGAACCTGAGAATATTATAAGAGAAGGAACCGACTTTTATAGGAGAGTCAATAGAACATCTTACATCTCTACTGAAGGGAACAATACTTTCAGCAACGGAGGATGTGGTTCCGGTTCTGATTCTGAAAAATCACAAAGCTCTATAACTTTCAACAAGACAGTTCGAAGCACTGAAATGTATTCTGTGGCCCAGTGGGATGTGTTCCGAAGACAGGATGTACTGAAGCTTCTAGAATACCTCAAAAGACACGCTGATGAGTTTTCTTATAACAATGAATATGACAGCAAGAAGGCAAGTTTCAAAGAAGACAATTCCTTAGCATGGTCTTGTTTGAGTTGA
- the LOC101495806 gene encoding transcription factor MYB102, with protein MGRTPCCDKNNGLKKGPWTTEEDQKLIHYIHKHGYGNWRTLPKNAGLQRCGKSCRLRWTNYLRPDIKRGRFSFEEEETIIQLHSILGNKWSAIASRLPGRTDNEIKNYWNTHIRKRLLRMGIDPVTHSPRLDLLDLSSILYAYGNSSSHINNIQTLLGIQQPLVNPELLKLASSLFNSSQQQDYSNNQPCNPQIQSQVPRFVQFQDQLVPQVHANANACATFTNPSLPNQSHNMFEPNVEAYTSNFTDLSYNEQHSVHDWHENGFGLISTIAEDEYIPQLLSSYNNNNNNNYGCDNIQNLMYQTSDNSNQFLSTPSSSPTPLNSNSTEDERESYDSCNRLNFQMSADHVSDANDQFM; from the exons ATGGGAAGAACACCTTGTTGTGACAAAAATAATGGCCTCAAGAAAGGACCATGGACAACCGAAGAGGATCAAAAACTCATTCATTACATTCACAAACATGGTTATGGCAATTGGAGGACACTCCCTAAGAATGCTG GGTTGCAAAGATGTGGAAAAAGTTGTCGTCTACGTTGGACAAACTATCTCCGACCAGACATAAAACGTGGTCGGTTTTCATTTGAAGAGGAAGAGACAATCATTCAACTACACAGCATTCTTGGCAACAA ATGGTCTGCAATTGCGTCTCGATTACCAGGAAGGACGGACAACGAAATAAAAAACTATTGGAACACACATATTAGAAAAAGGCTTTTGAGGATGGGAATTGATCCAGTAACACATAGTCCTAGACTTGATTTATTAGACCTTTCTTCTATTCTCTATGCTTATGGTAATTCATCATCACATATAAACAACATCCAAACTCTACTTGGCATTCAACAACCTTTGGTTAATCCTGAGCTTCTCAAATTAGCTTCCTCACTCTTCAACTCATCACAACAACAAGATTATAGTAATAATCAACCTTGCAATCCTCAAATACAGAGTCAAGTTCCACGTTTTGTCCAATTTCAAGACCAATTAGTTCCACAAGTACATGCTAATGCTAATGCTTGTGCAACATTCACCAACCCTTCATTGCctaatcaatcacataatatgtTTGAGCCAAATGTGGAAGcatatacatcaaatttcacTGACCTTAGTTACAATGAACAACATTCTGTTCATGATTGGCATGAAAATGGGTTTGGTTTAATTAGTACCATAGCAGAAGATGAATATATCCCTCAATTATTATCAagctataataataataataataataattatggtTGTGATAATATTCAAAATCTAATGTATCAAACTTCAGATAACAGCAACCAGTTTTTGTCAACACCATCATCAAGTCCCACACCGTTGAATTCAAACTCCACAGAAGATGAGAGAGAAAGCTATGACAGTTGTAACAGATTGAATTTTCAAATGTCTGCAGATCATGTTTCAGATGCGAATGATCAGTTCATGTAA
- the LOC101495478 gene encoding uncharacterized protein, which translates to MVRFLMLRKIKSAAHSVHRINRGRYQEVSRNGPIASVGPNTHHCRFYMYYKFHSEARNSFLWLAPRESFNKCCSFRNFSVSSSSNAVTHHSQIAWRRLYRKYCSNGDCTFSPTINMIAQAVSLALARSYLLVPGIFAFTCGELALSQRSWGDAERYPSQDALYMRAQDGYNYLFTFTFVIVEGLILLVRALYLAILFSPSIVMAPFADYFGPKFRKLWLHVVHRTLEKSGPAFIKWGQWAATRPDLFPRDLCTKLSELHSKAPEHSFSYTKKTIEKAFNRKLSEIFDNFEELPVASGSIAQVHRASLKYRYPGQQAKPLLVAVKVRHPGVGDSIRRDFAIINTAAKISKLIPALKWLRLDESVQQFAVFMMSQVDLAREAAHLSRFIYNFRXXXXXXFPKPVYPLVHPAVLVETYEKGESVSHYVDDFQGHEHFKSALAHIGTHALLKMLLVDNFIHADMHPGNILVRGKSSKRLFKSKPHVIFLDVGMTAELSGSDRVNLLEFFKAVARRDGRTAAECALSLSKQQKCPNPKAFIEEVEEAFTFWGTPEGDLVHPAECMEQLLEKVRRHRVNIDGNVCTVMVTTLVLEGWQRKLDPGYNVMQTLQTLLLRADWAKDLSYTIDGLMAP; encoded by the exons ATGGTGAG ATTTTTGATGCTTAGAAAGATAAAGAGCGCTGCTCATTCTGTTCATAGAATTAATAGAGGCAGATACCAGGAAGTGAGTAGAAATGGGCCAATTGCCTCGGTTGGACCAAATACCCACCACTGCCGGTTCTAtatgtattataaatttcaTAGTGAAGCACGTAATTCATTTTTGTGGCTTGCACCAAGGGAAAGCTTTAATAAATGCTGTTCTTTTAGAAACTTTtctgtaagctcatcaagtaaTGCAGTCACGCATCATTCTCAGATTGCTTGGAGAAGGCTGTACAGAAAGTACTGTTCCAATGGTGATTGTACATTTTCTCCCACCATAAACATGATTGCTCAGGCGGTGAGCTTGGCTTTGGCTCGCTCTTATTTGCTGGTTCCTGGTATTTTTGCATTTACATGTGGCGAGCTTGCATTGTCTCAGAGAAGTTGGGGAGATGCAGAACGTTACCCATCACAGGATGCATTGTATATGCGTGCACAAGATGggtataattatttgtttacatTTACATTCGTGATAGTTGAAGGTCTTATCTTATTAGTGAGAGCTCTATATCTAGCCATATTATTCTCTCCGAGCATTGTGATGGCACCGTTTGCAGATTACTTTGGACCGAAGTTCAGGAAACTGTGGCTCCACGTTGTTCATCGAACACTTGAAAAATCAGGTCCTGCTTTCATAAAATGGGGCCAGTGGGCAGCTACACGGCCTGATCTTTTTCCTCGAGATCTATGCACTAAGCTTTCTGAACTTCATAGTAAAGCTCCTGAGCATAGTTTCAGTTACACAAAGAAAACTATAGAAAAAGCATTTAACCGAAAACTTTCtgaaatttttgacaattttgaaGAGCTTCCTGTTGCATCTGGAAGCATTGCTCAAGTGCACCGTGCTTCATTAAAATATCGTTATCCTGGTCAGCAAGCGAAACCACTGCTTGTTGCTGTGAAGGTTAGACATCCTGGTGTGGGAGACTCAATCAGAAGGGATTTTGCTATTATCAATACAGCGGCAAAAATTTCGAAGCTCATTCCCGCACTTAAGTGGTTAAGATTAGATGAGAGTGTACAACAGTTTGCAGTTTTCATGATGTCCCAAGTTGACCTTGCTAGGGAAGCTGCCCATTTGAGCCGCTTTATTTATAATTTCCG NNNNNNNNNNNNNNNNNNTTTCCCTAAGCCTGTCTATCCACTTGTGCACCCTGCTGTTTTGGTGGAAACATATGAAAAGGGAGAAAGTGTCTCACATTATGTTGATGATTTTCAAGGACATGAACATTTTAAATCTGCTCTTGCTCACATAGGGACTCATGCACTTTTGAAGATGCTTCTG GTGGACAACTTCATTCATGCAGATATGCATCCTGGAAATATCCTTGTTCGGGGCAAGTCTAGCAAACGACTTTTCAAATCAAAGCCTCATGTAATTTTCCTGGATGTAGGCATGACCGCCGAACTCTCTGGTAGTGATAGGGTAAATTTACTGGAATTTTTCAAAGCTGTTGCCCGCCGGGATGGCCGGACTGCTGCAGAATGCGCACTCAGTTTATCAAAGCAACAGAAATGTCCTAATCCAAAGGCTTTCATtgag GAAGTGGAAGAGGCATTTACTTTTTGGGGAACCCCAGAAGGTGACCTGGTTCATCCTGCAGAGTGCATGGAACAATTACTTGAGAAAGTTAGGCGTCACAGAGTTAATATTGATGGTAATGTTTGTACTGTCATGGTGACGACCTTGGTTCTTGag GGTTGGCAACGCAAGCTTGATCCTGGGTACAATGTGATGCAGACGCTGCAGACTTTGCTGCTTAGAGCTGATTGGGCAAAGGATCTTTCTTACACAATTGATGGACTCATGGCCCCTTAA